The nucleotide sequence GCCGGGAAATCGACGGTTTGCAGGTGCAGATCGAAGGGGACTCGCCGCAGTTGCGGGCGATGGTGCTGGCGTTGGGGGCTTCGCTGGTCTAGAGACCGGGTTGGCGCTATCGCGAGCAGGCTCGCTCCCACAGGGAATTGCGGCGTTCGCGAAATGCCTGCTCGCGATACGGGCAACTCGGTCCTACCGAAAAAACAAAAAACCCGGCCATGCAGGGCCGGGTTCGGAAGATGCAGGCTTATCAGCCTTGTTTGGCAGGCTTGACCAATCGTTTTTCCAGTTCGCGGCAGGCGTCCTGGATCATGCCTTCGGTGATTGGTACTTCGCGGCCTTTTTCGTCGATGATCGAGCAACCCAAAGACTGGTTCGGTTGCGTGCGGATCACTTGAATCTTGTCGCTGCTGCTGTGTTGCAAGGACATGGCCTGTCTCCTCATCAGGTTGTGCGCCTACTGTAGAACCGCCAGGTGACCGGGCTGTGACAACTCCCTGCGATCTTTCGGGGCGGCACTGTCAGTCCAACAGAAATAACTTCACATGGCTACCGAAGCCTTAGACCGATAGCGCCTAGAGTATGGTCAATGCGGTCATATTTAACCTGACTCATTGTGATTTACAGAGTTCCCCCCATTAAAAGGTGAAGCTGGCCCCCTTCACTTACGAACTGGAAAATCCCCATGCTTTCTGCCCGTCATCGCCGCGCGATTCGCCTGGCCAGCCGCTTTCTCCTGCCGTATCGCTGGCAGTCCGTGGGGGCCTTGCTCGCGCTTATCGTCACGGCAGGCATCACCTTATCCATGGGGCAGGGCATCCGGTTGTTGGTGGACCAGGGCTTCATGACCCAATCGCCGCATCTGCTCAACCAGACCATTGGCCTGTTCATGTTGCTGGTGGTGGGCTTGGCGTTCGGCACCTTCGTACGCTTCTATCTGGTGTCCTGGATCGGCGAGCGTGTGGTGGCCGACATCCGTCGACAGGTGTTCAACCATCTGGTTTACCTGCACCCCGGTTTCTACGAGAACAACCGCAGTTCCGAGATCCAGTCGCGCCTGACCGCTGATACGACGTTGCTGCAATCGGTCATCGGCTCGTCGTTGTCGCTGTTTCTGCGCAATCTGTTGATGGTGATCGGCGGGATCGTGTTGCTGTTCATCACCAACCCCAAGCTGACCAGCATTGTCGTCATCGCCTTGCCGCTGGTGATCGCGCCGATCCTGATTTTCGGGCGGCGGGTGCGCGGCCTGTCGCGCCTGAGCCAGGACCGCATTGCCGACATTGGCAGCTATGTCTCCGAAACCCTCGGCCAGATCAAGACCGTGCAGGCCTACAACCACCAGGTTCAGGACGAGCAGCGCTTTGCCGCGACAGTGGAGGAAGCGTTCAACACCGCACGCAAGCGGATCTTCCAGCGGGCCTGGCTGATCACCCTGGTGATTGTGCTGGTGCTGGGGGCGGTTGGCGTGATGTTATGGGTCGGCGGCATGGACGTGATGGCCGGGCGGATTTCCGCAGGTGAGCTGGCGGCCTTCGTCTTCTACAGCCTGATTGTCGGCAGCGCGTTTGGCACTTTGAGCGAAGTGATCGGCGAGCTGCAACGCGCCGCCGGTGCCGCCGAGCGGATCGCCGAGTTGCTGCGTTCGGAAAACATCATCCAGCCACCCGCGACAGGACTGGTGGATTTGCCCGAGCGTGTGGCGGGCAATCTTCAACTGCAGGACGTGCGCTTTTCCTACCCGTCGCGGCCTGAAAGCTACGCCATCAATGGCTTGAACCTGACCGTCAATGTCGGTGAAACCCTGGCGCTGGTCGGTCCTTCCGGCGCTGGCAAGTCAACGGTCTACGACCTGCTGCTGCGCTTCTACGACCCCGCCGAGGGCCGCATCCTGCTCGACGGCGTGCCCCTGACGCAGCTCGATCCACTGGACCTGCGCCGTTGCTTCGCCCTGGTCTCGCAATCTCCGGCGCTGTTTTTTGGCAGCATCGAAGACAACCTGCGCTACGGCAACCCGACGGCGACACTGGAGCAGGTGAAGGAGGCGGCAAAAATCGCCTACGCCCACGACTTCATCGAGGCCATGCCCCAGGGTTACCAGACGCATCTGGGCGATGCCGGCCTGGGGTTGTCCGGTGGCCAGCGCCAACGCCTGGCCATCGCCCGCGCGCTGCTGGTGGACGCGCCGATCCTGCTGCTCGACGAAGCCACCAGTGCCCTCGATGCCCAGAGCGAACACCTGATCCAGCAAGCCCTGCCGAGCCTGATGAAAAACCGCACCACCCTGGTCATCGCCCACCGCCTGGCCACCGTGAAAAACGCCGACCGAATCGCGGTGATGGATCAAGGCAAGCTGGTAGCGGTAGGCACCCACCAGGAGTTGATCGCCAGCAATGCGCTGTACGCGCGGTTGGCGGCGTTGCAGTTCAACGCCACGAACACCCTGTAGGAGCGAGCTTGCTCGCGATGAACGTCCAGACACCGCAGGGTACCAGGCATCCCGCGTCATCGTTCACGACCATCGCGAGCAAGCTCGCTCCTACAGACCGATCAAGTAACCGATCAAGTAACCGATCAAGTAACCGATCAAGTAACCGACCAAGTAAAAGCATCCAGCCACACCAGGCGGATTGAACATTTGGCACGAAAAAAGCCCGCATTTTTCAATGCGGGCTTTTTAATTTCAGCGCCTCAACCCAGCTCACTGATCATCAAAATACCGCTCATGCCAATCCACCAGCGGCTGCGGTGAGTTGAGCTTCTGGCCGTAGATCACCGAATACGACAGCACGTTCTGCACGTATTGGCGGGTTTCGTCGAAGGGGATGCTTTCCACCCAGACGTCGAAGCTCAGGTGATCGGCGCCGCGCAGCCACTGGCGTACGCGGCCGGGGCCGGCGTTGTAGGCGGCGGAGGCGAGGACGCGGTTGCCGTTGAACTGGCTGTGCACCTGGCTCAGGTAAGCGGCGCCCAGCTGGATGTTCTTGTTCGGGTCGAGCACCTGTTGCGGCGAGGCCAGGGGAATGCTGAATTTGCGTGCGGTTTCCTTGGCGGTGCCGGGCATCAGTTGCATCAGGCCGCTGGCGCCGACGCTGGAGCGGGCGTCGTCCATGAAGGCGCTTTCCTGACGGGTGATGGCGAACACCCAGCTCGAGTGCAGGCCGCGAACCTTGGCCTCACGCACCAGGGTGTCGCGGTGGGCCATCGGGAAGCGGATGTCCAGGTCGTCCCAGTATTGCGCCTGGCTGATGGTGCGAATCGCCGGGAAGTACCATTTCAGGTCGTAGGCCAGTTTCGCCTGGGCAACCATTTCGTCACGGTTGAAATGGCGACTGACGTGGTACCACTCGCGACGACCGTCGACGATTTGCCCGCGGGCGTGGAACTCCAGGGCACGTCGCACGCCTGGGGTGTTGCGCACCTTGTTCATCAGCGCCTGGCTGAGCACCAGCGGTTTGTTGACCAGCGAGTAGGGTTGTTGCGAGCGGTCGGCGGCGAGGAAACCGTAGAAGTCCCGTTCGCGGGCGAGGTTCTTGTACAGCGTCAGGGCTTCCGGGTTCTGCGGTTGCGCCAGCTCCAGGCTGCGGGCCTGCCAGTAGCGCCAGCGGTTGGTGGTCGCCAGGTCCTGGGGCAGGCGGCGGGTCAACTGATAGGCATCGTCCCAGCGCGCCAGGCGCAGCAGCAGGCGGAGGCGCCACTCGGACACGGTGTTGTCGCGCAGTTCCGGATCGTACTTGGTCATCACATCCAGCGCGCGACTGTCAAAACGGCGCGCGAGGGTCAGGCCGATTTCCCGGGCGATGGCGACTTTTTCATCGCGGGAGAAATGCATGCTGCTGGCGTAGCCGTCGAGCAACTGCATGGCCTTGTCTGGATCCTGACGGGCCAGGCGGCGCAGGCCGAGACTGACGATGTCGGACATCGGCTCGTCAGCGGGGGTGAAGCGTGACGGCTGATTGAGCAATTCAGGTTTCTGCGCCACGTCCACCAACAGGCGACCACGCGGGGCGAGGGTGTTCAGGCCGTTGACCAGGCTGTTGGCCAGCGGGTAATTGCGTGCCTGGGCGGCGAGCTTGGTGCGTTCCCAGCGCTTCTGTTCGGTCAGTTGGCCTTCGGCAGCCCACATGCCGAACAGCGCGTCACAGGCGGCTGGTTGCGATTTGCCGGTCAGCCAGAGCTTGTTGGCGTTGGCATAGCCTTCGGACTTGAGGTTGTGGCTGATCTGGTACTGCGCGTTCAGGCAGTCCAGTTCGGTGAAATTGAGCTTGGGGTCGTAATACTTGACGAAGGTTGCCCAGTCACCGCGTTCGGCCAGCCAGCGCAACCAGCGCAACTTCATCCAGTTGGCCTGGGGCAGGTCGCCGTGTTCGGCGAGGAATTTCTCGATCTCGGCGTTGCTCGCCGTTTTCAGGCGCGCGGTCAGCTCGTCGTAGGCCAGGTAGGGTTCCAGCGGGTAGGTGCTCAGGGCCTGGCTGTAACGGAAGTACGGGCCGGTATCACCCTTGGCCAGGGCGCGCTTGGCTTCATCGTAATATTGGCGTTGGGTGGACAGGTCCACCGCCTGGACTGTTTGGACGGCAGTGGCAGAAAGGAGCAAGCACGATAAAAGACTGAAAAGGCGACTGCGCATGAGACATCCGGGCAGAGAAATCATGACAAACGCGAGCCTTGCCCGCGCTGAATTATCTGTAGCTTAGCCTTTTGCCAGCAGCGGGCGAAAGCTTTGCGGGCCTGTCGGCATCAGTTAGCAACATTTGTGCTGCAGAGTGTCACCAAGGTGAAATTGCCGGCCTTCTGAAGCCTCGATTCAGGTAGAATGCGCGCCCGGTTTTTGGAGAAGCTCATGACCCTGCTCAAATTCAGCGATGTGTCCCTTGCTTTCGGCGCGATGCCGTTGTTGGACAAGGTGTCCTGGCAGATCGCCCGTGGAGAGCGGGTGTGCATCATCGGCCGCAACGGCACTGGCAAGTCCAGCATGATGAAGCTCGTCAAGGGCGACCAGAAGCCCGATGACGGCTCCGTGTGGCGTGCCCCGGGCCTGAAAATCGGCGAATTGCCGCAGGAATTGCCGGTAGCCGACGAGCGGACGGTGTTCGACGTCGTGGCCGCGGGCCTGGACGGTGTCGGTGCCTTGCTCGCCGAGTATCACCACCTGAGCCAGAACATCGTCACCGATGCCGACCTGGAAAAGCTCATGCACGTGCAGCATGACCTCGAGGCCCGTGACGGCTGGCGCTTGCAGACCCTGGTCGACAGCACCCTGAGCCGCCTGCAACTGCCGGCCGACAAGACCCTGGCCGAGCTGTCCGGTGGCTGGCGTCGTCGCGTCCTGCTGGCCCAGGCCCTGGTGTCCGAGCCGGATCTGCTGCTGCTCGACGAACCGACCAACCACCTGGACATCGGTGCGATCGCCTGGCTGGAAGAAGCGCTGAAGGATTTCCAGGGCGCCGTGCTGTTCATTACCCACGACCGTTCCTTCCTGCAAAACCTGGCCACACGCATCCTCGAACTGGATCGCGGCGGGTTGATCGACTGGAACGGCGACTACGCCAGTTTCCTTGTGCACAAGGAAGCTGAACTGGCTGCCGAAGCGACCGCCAACGCGTTGTTCGACAAGCGCCTGGCCCAGGAAGAAGTGTGGATTCGCCAGGGCATCAAGGCCCGGCGTACTCGCAACGAGGGCCGGGTTCGTGCCCTCAAGGCCCTGCGTGTCGAGCGCAGCGAGCGTCGTGAGCGCACCGGCAAGGCCAACATTCAACTGGAAACCGCGGAGAAGTCCGGCAAGCAGGTCATGGTGCTGGAAAACGTCAGTTTTGCTCACCCGGACGGCCCGGTGCTGATCCGTGATTTCTCCATGGTCCTGCAGCGCGGCGACCGCATCGGCCTGCTCGGCGCCAACGGCACCGGCAAGACCACGCTGCTCAAGCTGATGCTCAGCGGCCTGCAGCCCACCAGCGGCAAGGTGGAAGAGGGCACCAAGATCGACGTCGCCTACTTCGATCAGTTGCGCCACCAGCTGGACCTGGAAAAGACCGTGGTGGACAACGTTGCCGAAGGTCGCGATTTCATCGAGATCGACGGCCAGAGCCGCCACGTCCTCAGTTACCTCGGCGACTTCCTGTTCAGCCCGCAGCGTGCCCGCACGCCGGTCAAGGCGCTGTCCGGTGGCGAGCGTGCCCGCCTGTTGCTGGCCAAGTTGTTCAGCAAACCGGCCAACCTCTTGGTCCTCGACGAACCGACCAACGACCTCGACGTGGAAACCCTCGAGTTGCTGGAAGAAGTGCTGCTGACCTTCAGTGGCACCGTGCTGATGGTCAGCCACGACCGGGCATTCCTCGACAACGTGGTCACCAGCACCCTGGTGTTCGAAGGCGAAGGCAAGATCCGTGAGTACGTCGGTGGTTACCAGGACTGGCTGCGCCAGGGCGGTTCGCCGCGTTTGCTCGGGGTGACCGAGAGCAAATCCGGCAAGGCCGACCTGAATTCGGCGGTGGTCAAGGCAGAACCTGCGCCAGTGGCGGCAGCGGTGGAAGCGCCGGCGGCGAAGAAGAAGCTCAGCTACAAGCTGCAGCGCGAGCTGGAGATGTTGCCTGGCCAGATCGAGGCCATGGAACAGCAGATCGCTGACGTCGAGGCGCAGATGGCGGATGCCGGTTTCTACCTGCGTCCTGCTGCGGAAACGGCTGCGGTGATCGCCAAGCTGGAGCAGATGCAGGCCGAACTCGACGTGATGGTCGAGCGTTGGGCTGAGCTGGATGCCTGATTGACTGCGCGGTGAACGCCGGATTTGCGACGTTCACCGTACTGTAGGAGCGAGCTTGCTCGCGATAGCGGTGTGCCAATCGACGCATCAGTTGCCTGACACGCCGCCATCGCGAGCAAGCTCGCTCCTACCGTTAGTGGGCGGGGTCAGCTCTTGACCAGGCGCACCGCCAGCACATCGCATGGCGCGCCGTGCAATACGTCATTGGCGGTGGAACCGAGCAGCAATGCCAGGCCGTGTCGCCCATGGCTGCCCACGACAACCAGATCGCAGCCTTGCTCCTTGGCCAGGTGATGAATCTCCTGGCGTGGCTGGCCGTAGGTCAGGTGGCAGTATTCCTTGGAGACCTCAGGGTACTTGACGATCAAGCGGTCAAGGCGTTCCTTGGCCTGGTCGAATTGCTGCTGCTGCAGTTGGGAAAGGTCCATCGGCACGTCGCCACCAAAGGCCATGGCCATGGGTTCGACGATGTGCACCAGGGACAATTTTGCGCCACTGCTCACCGCCAGCTCGCGAGCGCGCTTGATGACAGGGTCACACTCTTCGGTGAGATCTACCGCGACCAGAATGTGTTCATAGGGCATGAGATGCTCCTCCTGAGAACTGCAATAAGGGTAAGTATGGCTGGTTTCAAGCGCTTTGTTTTCAGAGTGACTGCAAGCGCTCGTCAAAATTCGGGAGTACACATATGACGGTCTGGATAGTGGTGTCAATCCTGTTGGTGGTATTGAGCCCCCTCGCATGGCTGCGACCGTCCCGTACCCAGAGTGGTCGAATCGCCCTGCGCATGGAGGCTCGCCGCCTCGGATTGGCCATGCAACTGGCGCCTCAGGAGTGGCCGCACTGGCTGCGTCCTGAGCCGCCGAACCCCTGCGCGCAGTACCATCGGCCCCGTCGCGGCAGCCAACCGGCGTGCTGGGTGTACTGGCAGAAATCGGCGGGTGTGTGGGTCAATCAGTGGCAGGAACCCTGCGACGATCAGGCGCTGTTGAATCATTTCGAAAAATTGCCGGCCAATGTCTACAAGGTCGAAGCCGACAAGCAGATGATCACTTTGTATTGGGGCGAGAAGGGCGAGGCGGAGGTCTTGGAGCGTATCGACGCGACGCTTAAAGCGTTGGCCTGATGTGGGAGCGGGCCTGCCCGCGATGGTCGAAAGGGCGCCGCCGGGTGTCAGGTGCACAACGTCATCGTTAACGACCATCGCGAGCAAGGCTCGCTCCTACAGGTCTGCAAAAAAAAGCCCGACAACATCGTCGGGGCGGGGTTGGCCAGGCAGGCCGGTAATTCGGTTTGGGCTGATCCTGCGCCGGGCGTTCGCCCAGGCGCTCAAATTTTCCCTGTGGTTTCGCCAGCTTAGCCGGTTCCGCGTGAGCCGTTGCGAATTAGGGCGACTTTTCTAATGATTGATCCTATGAATGTCTGTGCATGCAGTGGCGTGTTGCAGGTCATCTTCCTACAGAAATGACTGCAAAGTCGCTTTTCAACCCGTGTTTTGGGCGATTGACAATTGTCGGAAATTCCGTGAAGGTGGCGTACCCAAATCAAACGGGCGTATGAATTGAGCGTTTGCATTAGAGCGCGCTCCAACAGAATCCCGACTATCGCGTTGGCGGGTGTGTGGGGTGGATTGGCGTAGCATCGACGAAACCGTCCCTGCCAGCCATTCGCCTGCTTCCGACGTGTACTGTTCAGCTTCCATATCGTGGAGATCAGTTGATGATTTACGAAGGTAAAGCCATCACGGTTAAGGCTCTTGAAAGTGGCATCGTCGAACTGAAGTTCGACCTCAAGGGTGAGTCCGTCAACAAGTTCAACCGTCTAACCCTGAATGAACTGCGTCAGGCCGTAGACACCATCAAGGCAGATGCTTCGATCAAGGGTGTGATCGTCAGCAGTGGCAAGGACGTGTTCATCGTCGGCGCCGACATCACCGAATTTGTCGACAACTTCAAGCTGCCGGATGCAGAGCTTGTTGCTGGCAACCTCGAAGCCAACAAAATCTTCAGCGATTTCGAAGACCTCAACGTCCCGACCGTTGCCGCGATCAATGGCATCGCCCTGGGTGGCGGCCTGGAAATGTGCCTGGCAGCGGACTTCCGCGTCATGTCCACCAGCGCCAAGATCGGCCTGCCGGAAGTCAAGCTGGGCATCTACCCAGGCTTTGGCGGTACCGTGCGCCTGCCGCGCCTGATCGGTGCCGACAACGCCATCGAGTGGATTGCCGCCGGCAAGGAAAACCGTGCCGAAGACGCGCTGAAAGTCGGTGCCGTCGACGCCGTGGTCGTGCCTGAGAAGCTGCAGGAAGCCGCCCTTGAAGTGATCAAACGCGCCATTTCCGGCGAGTTCGACTACAAGGCCAAGCGTCAGCCGAAGCTGGAAAAACTCAAGCTCAACGCCATCGAGCAGATGATGGCTTTCGAAACCGCCAAGGGTTTCGTGGCCGGTCAAGCGGGCCCGAACTACCCGGCGCCGGTCGAAGCGATCAAGACCATCCAGAAAGCCGCGAACTTCGGTCGTGACAAGGCACTGGAAGTCGAAGCCGCCGGTTTCGTCAAACTGGCCAAGACCTCTGCCGCGCAGAGCCTGATCGGCCTGTTCCTGAACGATCAGGAGCTGAAGAAAAAGGCCAAGGCCTACGACGAAATCGCCAGCGACGTGAAGCAGGCTGCCGTATTGGGCGCCGGCATCATGGGTGGCGGCATCGCCTATCAGTCGGCTTCCAAGGGCACGCCGATCCTGATGAAGGACATCAACGAGCACGGTATCGAGCAGGGCCTGGCCGAAGCCGCCAAGCTGCTGGTCAGCCGCGTTGAAAAAGGTCGCATGACCGCAGCGAAGATGGCCGAAGTGCTCAACGGCATTCGCCCGACCCTGTCCTACGGTGACTTCGGTCACGTGGACCTGGTGGTCGAAGCGGTCGTCGAGAACCCGAAGGTCAAGCAAGCGGTCCTGGCCGAAGTCGAAGACAAGGTCAAGGAAGACACCATCCTGGCGTCCAACACCTCGACCATTTCCATCAGCTTGCTGGCCAAGGCCCTCAAGCGTCCGGAAAACTTCGTCGGCATGCACTTCTTCAACCCGGTGCACATGATGCCGCTGGTGGAAGTGATCCGTGGCGAGAAGTCCAGCGAGCAGGCGATCGCCACCACCGTGGCCTACGCCAAGAAAATGGGCAAGAACCCGATCGTGGTCAACGACTGCCCGGGCTTCCTGGTCAACCGCGTGCTGTTCCCGTACTTCGGCGGTTTCGCCAAGCTGGTCAGCGCCGGTGTGGACTTCGTGCGCATCGACAAGATCATGGAAAAATTCGGCTGGCCGATGGGCCCGGCGTACCTGATGGACGTGGTCGGCATCGACACCGGTCACCACGGTCGTGACGTGATGGCCGAAGGTTTCCCGGACCGCATGAAAGACGATCGCCGTTCGGCCATCGACGTGCTCTACGAAGCCAAGCGCCTGGGCCAGAAGAATGGCAAGGGCTTCTACGCCTACGAGGCCGACAAGAAGGGCAAGCAGAAGAAAGTCGCCGATCCATCGGTGCTGGAAGTGCTCAAGCCAATCGTCTACGAGCAGCGTGAAGTCACTGACGAAGACATCATTAACTGGATGATGATCCCGCTGTGCCTGGAAACCGTGCGTTGCCTGGAAGACGGCATCGTCGAAACCGCCGCCGAAGCCGACATGGGTCTGGTCTACGGTATTGGTTTCCCTCCATTCCGTGGCGGTGCGCTGCGTTACATCGACTCGATCGGTGTGGCCCAGTTCGTTGCCCTGGCTGACCAGTACGCTGATTTGGGCGCGCTGTACCACCCGACCGCGAAGCTGCGCGAAATGGCCAAGAACGGCCAGAGCTTCTTCGGTTAAGCGCCCCCAACTAGAGTGAGAGTGAACTTATGAGCTTGAATCCTAGAGACGTCGTGATTGTCGACTTCGGTCGTACTCCGATGGGCCGCTCCAAGGGCGGCATGCACCGCAACACCCGTGCCGAAGACATGTCGGCACACCTGATCAGCAAATTGCTGGAACGTAACGTCAAGGTCGACCCGAACGAAGTCGAAGACGTGATCTGGGGCTGCGTGAACCAGACCCTGGAGCAGGGCTGGAACATCGCCCGCATGGCGTCGCTGATGACCCAGATCCCGCACACCTCGGCCGCCCAGACCGTCAGCCGCCTGTGCGGTTCGTCGATGAGCGCGCTGCACACCGCCGCGCAAGCGATCATGACCGGCAACGGTGACGTGTTCGTGGTTGGTGGCGTCGAGCACATGGGTCACGTGAGCATGATGCACGGTGTCGATCCTAACCCGCACATGTCGCTGCACGCGGCAAAAGCCTCGGGCATGATGGGCCTGACCGCGGAAATGCTCGGCAAGATGCATGGCATCACCCGTGAGCAGCAGGACGCCTTTGGCGTGCGTTCCCACCAGCTCGCCCACAAGGCGACCGTGGAAGGCAAGTTCAAGGACGAAATCATCCCGATGCAGGGCTACGACGAGAACGGTTTCCTGAAACTGTTCGACTACGACGAAACCATTCGTCCGGAAACCACCCTGGAAAGCCTGGCGACCCTGAAGCCGGCGTTCAACCCCAAGGGCGGCACCGTGACAGCCGGTACTTCGTCGCAGATCACCGATGGTGCTTCGTGCATGATCGTGATGTCGGCGCAGCGTGCTCAGGACCTGGGCATCCAGCCGATGGCGGTGATTCGCTCGATGGCAGTGGCGGGTGTGGATCCGGCGATCATGGGTTACGGTCCGGTACCGGCGACGCAGAAAGCCTTGAAGCGCGCAGGCCTTGGCATCAACGATATCGACTTCTTCGAGCTCAACGAAGCTTTCGCCGCACAGGCTCTGCCAGTGCTGAAAGATCTGAAAGTGCTCGACAAGATGAACGAGAAGGTTAACCTGCACGGCGGCGCGATCGCCCTGGGTCACCCGTTCGGTTGCTCCGGTGCACGTATTTCCGGCACCCTGCTGAACGTGATGAAGCAAAATGGCGGCACCTTCGGGGTGGCTACCATGTGCATTGGTCTCGGCCAAGGCATCTCCACCGTCTTCGAACGCGTCTAAGCGTTTCGTTGACGGAAGCCGGGGCCCAGTGCCCCGGTTTTTGTTTTTCCGGATTTTTTTTGCTTTTATTTTGAAAAGATTTGAGTGAGGGCCGATACATGCCGATACAACCTGGGCTCTACCAACATTACAAGGGGCCGCAGTACCGTGTATTCAGTATTGCACGGCATTCGGAGACCGAAGAGGAAGTGGTGTTTTACCAAGCCCTGTATGGCGATTACGGCTTTTGGGTACGTCCCTTGAGCATGTTCCTGGAGTCGGTCGAGGTTGACGGCGAACAGGTGCCACGCTTTGCTTTGGTACAGGCTGAACCGAGCGTTTTTTCGAAGCCATAAGCTGAGTTCGCGCAAAACCCTGCGCTTGACCTCACCTTGTAGCCACTATATATAGCGGTGCCGCGTCAGGCGCCAATCGCCTTTCACTTCTCGAATTCAGGAATTTTCCGATCCATGGGCAAATCGCTGGTCATTGTGGAATCCCCGGCTAAGGCCAAGACCATCAACAAGTATCTGGGCAACCAATACGTGGTGAAGTCGAGTATCGGCCATATCCGAGACCTGCCCACCAGCGGTTCGGCGAGCGCCAGCAAAGAGCCTGCCGCCAAGCGTGGCAAGACCGCGGGCGAAGGTCCGGTGCTCACACCGAAGGAAAAGGCGCGCAATCAACTGGTTTCGCGCATGGGGGTCGATCCCGATCATGGCTGGAAAGCCAAGTACGAGATCCTTCCGGGCAAGGAAAAAGTCATCGAAGAGCTGCGCCGGCTCGCCAAAGATGCTGACACCATCTATCTCGCAACCGACTTGGACCGCGAGGGGGAAGCCATTGCCTGGCACCTGCGCGAAGCCATCGGTGGGGATGACAGCCGCTACAAGCGCGTGGTGTTCAACGAAATCACCAAGAAGGCGATCCAGGAAGCCTTCTCCGAGCCGGGCGAGCTGGATATCGACCGCGTCAACGCCCAGCAGGCGCGTCGTTTCCTCGATCGCGTGGTGGGTTACATGGTCTCGCCGCTGCTGTGGGCCAAGATCGCCCGTGGCCTGTCTGCCGGTCGCGTGCAGTCGGTTGCCGTGAAGCTGGTGGTCGAGCGCGAGCGTGAAATCCGGGCGTTCATCCCTGAAGAGTACTGGGAAGTCCACGCCGACCTCGGCACCGCCAAGGGTGCGACCGTACGTTTCGACGTGGCTCGCGAGAAGGGCGAAGCCTTCAAGCCGCTGAACGAAGCCCAAGCCATGGCCGCGCTGGAAAAGCTCAAGGCGTCCAGCTACAGCATCGTCAAGCGCGAAGACAAGCCGACCAGCAGCAAGCCTTCGGCGCCGTTCATCACGTCCACTCTGCAACAGGCCGCCAGTAACCGCCTGGGCTTCGGCGTGAAGAAAACCATGATGATGGCCCAGCGCTTGTACGAAGCGGGCTACATCACCTACATGCGTACCGACTCCACCAACCTGTCGGCTGATGCCGTGGCGATGGCGCGTACCTATATCGAAAGCGAGTTCGGCAAGAAATACCTGCCAGACACGCCCA is from Pseudomonas sp. MYb118 and encodes:
- a CDS encoding PA1571 family protein gives rise to the protein MSLQHSSSDKIQVIRTQPNQSLGCSIIDEKGREVPITEGMIQDACRELEKRLVKPAKQG
- a CDS encoding transglycosylase SLT domain-containing protein; protein product: MRSRLFSLLSCLLLSATAVQTVQAVDLSTQRQYYDEAKRALAKGDTGPYFRYSQALSTYPLEPYLAYDELTARLKTASNAEIEKFLAEHGDLPQANWMKLRWLRWLAERGDWATFVKYYDPKLNFTELDCLNAQYQISHNLKSEGYANANKLWLTGKSQPAACDALFGMWAAEGQLTEQKRWERTKLAAQARNYPLANSLVNGLNTLAPRGRLLVDVAQKPELLNQPSRFTPADEPMSDIVSLGLRRLARQDPDKAMQLLDGYASSMHFSRDEKVAIAREIGLTLARRFDSRALDVMTKYDPELRDNTVSEWRLRLLLRLARWDDAYQLTRRLPQDLATTNRWRYWQARSLELAQPQNPEALTLYKNLARERDFYGFLAADRSQQPYSLVNKPLVLSQALMNKVRNTPGVRRALEFHARGQIVDGRREWYHVSRHFNRDEMVAQAKLAYDLKWYFPAIRTISQAQYWDDLDIRFPMAHRDTLVREAKVRGLHSSWVFAITRQESAFMDDARSSVGASGLMQLMPGTAKETARKFSIPLASPQQVLDPNKNIQLGAAYLSQVHSQFNGNRVLASAAYNAGPGRVRQWLRGADHLSFDVWVESIPFDETRQYVQNVLSYSVIYGQKLNSPQPLVDWHERYFDDQ
- a CDS encoding ABC transporter transmembrane domain-containing protein, producing the protein MPMLSARHRRAIRLASRFLLPYRWQSVGALLALIVTAGITLSMGQGIRLLVDQGFMTQSPHLLNQTIGLFMLLVVGLAFGTFVRFYLVSWIGERVVADIRRQVFNHLVYLHPGFYENNRSSEIQSRLTADTTLLQSVIGSSLSLFLRNLLMVIGGIVLLFITNPKLTSIVVIALPLVIAPILIFGRRVRGLSRLSQDRIADIGSYVSETLGQIKTVQAYNHQVQDEQRFAATVEEAFNTARKRIFQRAWLITLVIVLVLGAVGVMLWVGGMDVMAGRISAGELAAFVFYSLIVGSAFGTLSEVIGELQRAAGAAERIAELLRSENIIQPPATGLVDLPERVAGNLQLQDVRFSYPSRPESYAINGLNLTVNVGETLALVGPSGAGKSTVYDLLLRFYDPAEGRILLDGVPLTQLDPLDLRRCFALVSQSPALFFGSIEDNLRYGNPTATLEQVKEAAKIAYAHDFIEAMPQGYQTHLGDAGLGLSGGQRQRLAIARALLVDAPILLLDEATSALDAQSEHLIQQALPSLMKNRTTLVIAHRLATVKNADRIAVMDQGKLVAVGTHQELIASNALYARLAALQFNATNTL
- a CDS encoding universal stress protein; this encodes MPYEHILVAVDLTEECDPVIKRARELAVSSGAKLSLVHIVEPMAMAFGGDVPMDLSQLQQQQFDQAKERLDRLIVKYPEVSKEYCHLTYGQPRQEIHHLAKEQGCDLVVVGSHGRHGLALLLGSTANDVLHGAPCDVLAVRLVKS
- a CDS encoding ATP-binding cassette domain-containing protein; this encodes MTLLKFSDVSLAFGAMPLLDKVSWQIARGERVCIIGRNGTGKSSMMKLVKGDQKPDDGSVWRAPGLKIGELPQELPVADERTVFDVVAAGLDGVGALLAEYHHLSQNIVTDADLEKLMHVQHDLEARDGWRLQTLVDSTLSRLQLPADKTLAELSGGWRRRVLLAQALVSEPDLLLLDEPTNHLDIGAIAWLEEALKDFQGAVLFITHDRSFLQNLATRILELDRGGLIDWNGDYASFLVHKEAELAAEATANALFDKRLAQEEVWIRQGIKARRTRNEGRVRALKALRVERSERRERTGKANIQLETAEKSGKQVMVLENVSFAHPDGPVLIRDFSMVLQRGDRIGLLGANGTGKTTLLKLMLSGLQPTSGKVEEGTKIDVAYFDQLRHQLDLEKTVVDNVAEGRDFIEIDGQSRHVLSYLGDFLFSPQRARTPVKALSGGERARLLLAKLFSKPANLLVLDEPTNDLDVETLELLEEVLLTFSGTVLMVSHDRAFLDNVVTSTLVFEGEGKIREYVGGYQDWLRQGGSPRLLGVTESKSGKADLNSAVVKAEPAPVAAAVEAPAAKKKLSYKLQRELEMLPGQIEAMEQQIADVEAQMADAGFYLRPAAETAAVIAKLEQMQAELDVMVERWAELDA